In Clarias gariepinus isolate MV-2021 ecotype Netherlands chromosome 1, CGAR_prim_01v2, whole genome shotgun sequence, one DNA window encodes the following:
- the garem gene encoding GRB2-associated and regulator of MAPK protein 1, whose protein sequence is MDLGSMLYNSLKDVTWSTTTLPLDRLVSAYRLPQIVKLDSGELVEGLRENDYLLIHSCRQWTTITAHSLEEGHYVIGPKIEIPVHYEGQFKLLEQDRDIKEPVQYFNSVEEVAKAFPERVYVMEDITFNVKMASGECNEDTEVYNITLNTGDELTLMGQAEILYAKTSREKSRLNTIFRRIGKLNSIARPGRGKMPCLICMNHRTNESVSLPFQCRGRFSTCSPLELQMQEGEHSIRAIVEKTRLPVNVTVPACPPRNPHDLHPIREGHRYKLVNVRTKTVVVCCVLRPNAVLPLHFPLHVATAMPRLLVPEGLLHGEAWLESVVHRWFAYCQEQFDIDNYSRAVRDVRADWPEDTKSPKKGASGTGCAVGTGNGGGTNGCPSHLPSSLSSARDELTQSFHRLSVCVYGNNLHGNSEVNLQGCVSLYGEIVPPEAPEVDYLFPELLDSSSCGPCKADLPYEELWLDHTQTHSPVHEHSEAVRGNVSKSSCLSGLPYPGVGSTSAAFLSADINLPPPPVPPKSEAVKEECRLLNAPPIPPRSSKQTTASSGNIPVPYPSTKPRQPDTRSPSPTLSYYSSGLHNVGGESESLKEMEEQNHVCYPCNWIRTDANKSTKPSVPPPCPRSPSTDTALSRLSWPNDFCGPDFHKTEDFSSVHCRSYSSYPRKRTPGTPKTCSSGLFDFDRGGRSGAAAQAQQPAQFCTKSISYTLEMYRDKPIEKCDTKQSRSCPILPPRTPKPSDEKKDKEDVANVTSVNTTHQVDRVNQGTAAPSCPPATGQQWQPPSNLSGLCVEEVSKSLRFIGMSEDVVGLFVREKIDGNLLMQLTEEILSEDFKLSKLQVKKLMQFIGGWRPKM, encoded by the exons ATGGACCTCGGCTCGATGCTCTACAACAGTTTAAAAGATGTAACATGGAGCACGACAACTCTGCCTCTGGACCGCCTGGTGAGCGCCTACAGGCTGCCCCAGATTGTTAAACTAGACAGCG GGGAATTGGTGGAAGGGCTAAGGGAAAACGACTACCTCTTGATTCATTCATGCCGGCAGTGGACCACAATCACCGCCCATAGCCTGGAGGAGGGCCATTATGTCATTGGACCGAAAATCGAGATCCCGGTCCATTATGAGG GACAATTCAAACTGCTGGAGCAGGACCGGGATATTAAAGAGCCGGTGCAGTACTTCAACAGCGTGGAGGAAGTGGCTAAAGCTTTTCCTGAACGAGTTTATGTCATGGAGGATATAACGTTCAATGTTAAG ATGGCGTCAGGAGAATGCAACGAGGACACCGAGGTGTACAACATCACCCTGAACACCGGCGACGAGTTAACGCTTATGGGCCAAGCTGAGATCCTTTACGCGAAAACATCCAGAGAGAAATCACGCCTCAACACCATCTTCAGGCGCATCGGCAAGCTGAACTCGATCGCTCGTCCGGGGCGGGGCAAGATGCCGTGCCTGATCTGTATGAACCACCGCACTAACGAGAGCGTGAGCCTGCCGTTCCAATGCCGTGGCCGCTTTAGCACGTGCTCACCGCTGGAACTGCAGATGCAGGAAGGTGAGCACAGCATCCGCGCCATCGTGGAAAAGACGCGGCTGCCCGTCAACGTGACCGTACCCGCGTGTCCACCTCGCAACCCGCACGACCTGCACCCGATCCGCGAGGGTCACCGCTACAAGCTCGTCAACGTGCGTACCAAGACGGTAGTGGTGTGCTGTGTACTCCGTCCCAACGCTGTGTTGCCTTTACACtttcccttgcatgttgccacAGCGATGCCTCGCTTGCTCGTACCTGAAGGCCTGCTGCACGGAGAGGCATGGCTGGAAAGCGTAGTTCATCGCTGGTTCGCGTACTGCCAAGAACAATTCGATATCGACAACTACTCGAGGGCGGTGCGTGATGTGAGGGCCGACTGGCCCGAGGACACCAAGAGTCCCAAGAAAGGCGCCAGTGGGACAGGATGCGCAGTCGGGACTGGCAACGGAGGTGGAACCAATGGCTGCCCTTCCCACTTGCCCAGTTCACTAAGCTCAGCCCGGGACGAGCTCACGCAGTCGTTCCACCGACTGTCCGTCTGCGTCTATGGGAACAATCTGCACGGCAACAGCGAGGTGAACCTGCAGGGCTGCGTTAGCCTCTACGGGGAGATTGTGCCTCCGGAAGCACCAGAGGTGGATTATCTATTTCCAGAGCTGCTAGACAGTTCATCATGTGGTCCTTGCAAAGCGGATCTGCCATACGAGGAACTGTGGCTGGACCACACGCAGACGCATAGTCCTGTACACGAACACAGCGAGGCCGTCCGAGGAAACGTCAGCAAGTCCAGCTGCCTGTCAGGCCTGCCGTACCCTGGTGTGGGTTCTACAAGTGCTGCCTTCCTCAGTGCTGATATCAATCTACCTCCACCTCCGGTGCCTCCAAAATCTGAAGCT GTGAAGGAGGAGTGTCGGTTATTAAACGCCCCTCCGATTCCTCCGAGGAGTTCCAAACAGACGACCGCGAGCTCCGGCAACATCCCAGTGCCATATCCATCAACAAAGCCACGTCAGCCAGACACCCGCTCCCCGAGTCCAACGCTCTCTTACTATTCCTCTGGTCTGCACAACGT GGGCGGCGAGAGCGAGTCCTTGAAAGAGATGGAGGAGCAGAACCACGTGTGTTATCCGTGCAACTGGATTCGAACAGACGCCAACAAAAGCACGAAGCCCTCAGTCCCTCCCCCCTGTCCACGCAGTCCCTCGACGGACACCGCGCTCTCCCGTCTCTCCTGGCCAAATGACTTCTGCGGGCCCGATTTTCACAAAACTGAGGACTTCTCATCAGTACATTGCCGTAGTTACTCCAGCTACCCGAGGAAAAGGACCCCCGGCACGCCTAAGACTTGTTCCTCAGGCCTCTTTGACTTTGACAGGGGAGGGAGGAGCGGTGCAGCCGCTCAGGCCCAACAGCCTGCCCAGTTTTGTACTAAATCGATTAGCTATACCTTAGAAATGTACAGAGACAAACCGATTGAGAAATGTGACACTAAACAAAGCAGATCCTGTCCTATCTTGCCGCCAAGAACCCCAAAACCCAGCGATGAGAAGAAGGACAAGGAAGACGTAGCAAATGTGACAAGCGTTAACACTACACATCAGGTGGACAGAGTAAACCAGGGAACTGCTGCACCGTCCTGCCCTCCTGCAACtgggcaacagtggcaaccacCAAGCAACCTCTCAGGCCTTTGTGTTGAAGAGGTGTCCAAATCACTACGTTTCATCGGCATGTCAGAGGACGTGGTCGGTTTGTTCGTCCGAGAGAAAATCGATGGCAATTTGCTCATGCAGCTAACAGAAGAGATTCTGTCAGAGGACTTTAAGTTAAGCAAACTACAGGTGAAAAAACTCATGCAGTTTATTGGTGGCTGGAGGCCCAAAATGTAA
- the ncf2 gene encoding neutrophil cytosol factor 2 codes for MSFVSTLRQWDEAVACVENKDKVSALRIFLDIEEKTSKINFNIGCLHLENNDLDAAEKAFDCSIGKDQHLAVAFFQRGITFYKKERFEESLMDFQQAYKELRGNQLIDYKPLGLMYKLYACEVLHNIGLLYAEMGKWENAQENLLSALNLRTDSKFSHIDKALESILKQKLFPPVAIRPELMFKPNKHYVAELEKKDYLGKAKVISSVVPADNFSGFAPLQPQVEDAPTKPKAPEVLRALEGEPHTVLYELIPETKEELAVLPGNIVFVLERGTDNWASVIFNGRKGLVPYNFLEPLNMAAKMVPVAPSITDEDIPAPPRRRAPSKPGDKVEKQATTTETTAAGDVSKCIVKVHFLFTISFCIAPGQPYEVILKIISTKLKRPASTLSLRYNKPGSTEKVTVDESEMAALWTCVSNSRLTLWCSATEDKPVTQEKVVALYAYEGSTPEDLDFAQGDVITVLSKVNEEWFEGECNGKTGIFPSSFVAA; via the exons ATGTCCTTCGTGAGCACTCTCCGCCAGTGGGATGAAGCAGTGGCTTGTGTTGAGAACAAGGACAAAGTCTCTGCTCTCAGGATATTCCTGGACATCGAGGAGAAGACATCAAAAATCAACTTCAATATCGGATGCCTCCATCTGGAGAACAATGATCTGGATGCTGCAGAGAAG GCGTTTGACTGTAGCATCGGCAAAGATCAGCATCTGGCCGTTGCTTTTTTTCAACGGGGAATTACgttttacaaaaaagaaag GTTTGAAGAGTCACTGATGGATTTCCAGCAAGCTTATAAAGAGCTAAGAGGGAACCAGCTGATAGACTACAAACCTCTCGGACTGATGTATAAACTGTACGCTTGTGAG GTGCTGCACAATATTGGACTTCTCTATGCGGAGATGGGGAAATGGGAGAACGCTCAGGAAAACCTGCTTTCAGCTCTAAACCTCCGTACAGATTCCAAATTCAGCCACATCGACAAGGCTCTGGAATCCATTTTG AAGCAGAAACTCTTTCCCCCGGTGGCGATTAGACCGGAGCTGATGTTTAAACCAAATAAGCACTATGTGGCAGAGTTGGAGAAAAAGGACTACCTTGGAAAGGCCAAG GTTATATCTTCTGTGGTTCCTGCTGATAATTTTTCCGGTTTCGCTCCTCTTCAGCCTCAA GTTGAAGATGCGCCAACTAAACCCAAGGCACCAGAAGTACTTAG AGCCCTTGAAGGCGAACCACACACTGTTTTGTACGAATTAATTCCTGAGACCAAAGAAGAACTGGCTGTGTTACCAGGCAACATCGTTTTCGTTCTTGAAAGAGGGACTGACAACTGGGCGTCTGTTATTTTCAACGGAAGG AAAGGATTGGTTCCCTACAACTTCCTGGAGCCACTGAATATGGCCGCAAAGATGGTGCCG GTTGCACCATCTATCACCGATGAAGACATACCCGCTCCGCCTAGACGACGAGCGCCCAGCAAACCTGGGGATAAAGTAGAAAAGCAGGCTACCACAACTGAG ACTACAGCTGCTGGTGATGTCTCAAAATGCATTGTGAAAGTGCACTTCCTGTTCACCATATCCTTCTGCATTGCACCAGGACAGCCGTATGAAGTCATTCTTAAGATTATCAGCACTAAACTTAAGCGACCTGCTTCTACACTCTCTCTCAG ATATAATAAGCCTGGATCCACTGAAAAAGTAACAGTTGACGAGTCAGAGATGGCGGCGTTGTGGACCTGCGTGAGCAACAGCCGCCTCACACTGTGGTGTTCAGCCACTGAG GATAAACCTGTGACTCAGGAGAAGGTGGTGGCTCTGTATGCTTATGAGGGCTCCACACCTGAAGATCTGGATTTTGCTCAGGGTGATGTCATCACTGTCCTTTCTAAAG taaatgaAGAGTGGTTTGAGGGCGAGTGCAATGGGAAAACTGGTATCTTCCCATCATCTTTTGTTGCAGCTTGA
- the dph2 gene encoding LOW QUALITY PROTEIN: 2-(3-amino-3-carboxypropyl)histidine synthase subunit 2 (The sequence of the model RefSeq protein was modified relative to this genomic sequence to represent the inferred CDS: inserted 1 base in 1 codon) translates to MAEVFSSNSETVLQRSVDVNLSESGIRPEDLQELYQINETCSFITSNNFQKVALQFPDELLVDSVGVSAALERETNAKTYILGDTTYGSCCVDEVAAEHVGADCIVHYGRSCLSPSGRLPLMYVFGKRPINVQECAAAFRELYPDRESHVIILYDVTYLHAMDDFQRLLGDSYPNAVFSVLRADHSQDRVYYGSLKASINSDDGRVHKFGRQFGLKPGKSIEDYRMFYVGHEGLTLTNFMMTWNRCAFGSFDPDTSTGRAESININKALMKRYYAIERAKDANVVGILVGTLGVANYLSIIEQLKESIRKAGKKSYMFAMGKINVSKLANFLEIDVYVLVACPENSLLDSSEFYRPVVTPFEMEVACNKNREWNGEYITDFQDLLPGGCSHVDFPESDQSANDDTTDVSLITGALRTSCLRSSSESTDGSSLPSSVVVRNQTLTLANTNIAASFLAGRSWQGLEPKLGETPVVKAVEGRRGIAIAYEEEXKDCLTSS, encoded by the exons ATGGCGGAGGTTTTTAGCAGTAACAGCGAGACGGTGTTACAGCGCAGTGTGGATGTGAATCTCAGTGAATCAGGAATCCGGCCCGAAGATCTACAGGAACTTTATCAGATCAACGAGACCTGTTCCTTTATTACCAGTAACAATTTCCAAAAG GTAGCTTTGCAGTTTCCTGATGAACTCCTGGTAGATTCTGTAGGAGTCTCTGCAGCATTGGAGAGGGAGACCAATGCAAAGACGTATATTTTAGGAGACACCACCTATGGCAG CTGCTGCGTGGATGAAGTAGCTGCTGAGCACGTCGGCGCTGACTGCATCGTGCACTACGGCCGCTCGTGTCTCAGTCCGTCTGGACGTCTGCCTCTTATGTACGTGTTCGGAAAGAGACCCATCAATGTGCAGGAGTGTGCTGCAGCATTCAGGGAACTCTACCCTGACCGGGAGAGTCACGTGATCATATTGTATGATGTCACCTACTTACACGCTATGG ATGACTTCCAAAGGCTGTTGGGTGACTCCTACCCCAACGCTGTGTTCTCTGTACTAAGAGCGGATCATTCACAAGATCGGGTCTACTACGGATCCCTTAAAGCCAGCATTAACTCAGACGACGGGCGTGTTCATAAATTCGGCCGGCAATTTGGTTTAAAACCAGGAAAGAGCATTGAGGACTACAGGATGTTCTACGTCGGCCACGAGGGTCTTACTCTCACTAACTTCATGATGACATGGAACCGCTGCGCTTTCGGTTCATTCGACCCTGACACGTCGACAGGCCGAGCCGAATCGATCAACATCAATAAAGCGCTGATGAAGCGCTATTACGCCATCGAGCGGGCAAAGGACGCCAACGTGGTGGGAATCCTGGTGGGCACGTTGGGCGTCGCGAACTACTTGAGCATCATCGAGCAGCTTAAAGAAAGTATTCGCAAGGCCGGAAAGAAGAGCTATATGTTTGCGATGGGCAAGATCAACGTCTCAAAGCTGGCCAACTTCCTCGAGATCGATGTGTACGTGTTAGTGGCTTGTCCAGAGAACTCACTGCTGGATTCTAGCGAGTTCTACAGGCCGGTGGTCACGCCGTTTGAGATGGAGGTGGCCTGTAACAAGAATCGCGAGTGGAACGGAGAATACATCACTGATTTTCAAGACTTGCTGCCCG GAGGCTGCAGTCACGTGGACTTTCCTGAGTCAGATCAATCCGCTAATGATGACACAACAGATGTGTCACTAATCACTGGAGCACTGCGGACTTCCTGTTTACGATCTTCTTCTGAGTCAACAGATGGTTCGTCATTGCCTTCTTCAGTTGTGGTCAGGAATCAGACTCTAACTCTGGCCAACACAAATATTGCAG CGTCTTTTCTCGCTGGCCGGAGCTGGCAGGGTTTGGAGCCCAAGCTGGGGGAAACACCGGTGGTTAAAGCTGTGGAGGGAAGACGCGGTATTGCGATTGCTTATGAGGAGG GTAAAGACTGCTTGACCTCATCATAA